GGCCTTCTTTATCGCCGGCGCATCATTGACGCCATCCCCTGTCATCCCGACAATGTACTTGTTCTCCTGCAGGAGCGTAATTAAGTCTATCTTCTGTTTGGGCGTGACACGGGCAAAAACCACGGTTTCCAACCACCTTTTTTTATCCTGATTGGTCAGATCGGCAAAATCCTTCATGTCTTTGCCATGCATGATAGGGAGTTCATTGTCGCCTATAAGCCCCAGCTTTAAGGCAATGTTTCTTGCTGTGGCCGGGTGGTCCCCGGTTATCATGATGACTTTGATGCCAGCAGACTTACATTCTTCCAGCGCTGCTGATACTTCAAGCCGCGGAGGATCCAAAAGCCCCAGAACCCCTGTAAAAACCAGCCCCTGCGTTAAGCTTTCTTGTAAGGAGGGTGTTTCCTTATAAGCAAAGGCCAGCAGCCGTAAGCCTTCCGAAGCCAACAGCTCGGTCTGGGCGATCCAGGCTGCTTTCTGGCTGTCTGAAAAATCCTGCGGGTCTCCTTCCAGCAGAATCCGGGTGCATTTTTGAAGCAGCTCTTCCACGGCTCCTTTGGCAAACACGATAGAGGTACTCCTATTTTCATGAAGCGTAGCCATTATTTTCGTCTCAGAGGTAAACGCCTCTTCTCTTGTTTTCGGGAACTTCTCTCTTACCTGATGTACATCTTTACCTTCAGTAGTAGAAAACTTCAAAAGACCTACTTCCAGCGGATCCCCCACCTCTCGCAAAACATTGTTTTTCACCTCCAGGTTAGCTGTATTACAAAGAATAGCGGCATCCACAATCTTTTGATAGTTTACTGAGTTTTGGACTTCCTTTGGAACTGCTACAGTCCCGTCAGGGCTGTATATTACTTCCGTTTTACCGGAGGGTATGAGAATGGTGTTAACTGATATTATATTCTGGGTGAGGGTTCCGGTTTTATCGGTGCAGATTACATTGGTACCTCCAAGGGTTTCTACGGCAGCCAGCCTTTTGACAATTACTTTGTGTTTCGCCATCCGGAGCATACCCTGTGCCAGGGCCAGTGTAGCCACGATCGGCAGTCCTTCCGGAATAGCAGCCACCGCCAGCGCAATGGACACCTCGAGCACCTTCACCCATTCAGCGCCCTGCGCCAGACCGGCAAAGAAGATCACTATTACCAGCCCTACGGTTATCCAGATCAGTTTTTTGCTGAGTTGCTCCAGCTTTTTCTCTAAAGGAGTGGCGGCTTGTTCAGCCTGTTGTACCAGTGAAGCTATTTTACCAAGCTCTGTGCCCATGCCGGTTCCCGTCACTAAGGCATATGCGTTTCCCTTGGTTACAAAGGTTCCTTTAAAAAGCATGTTAACCCGCTCAGCCAATGGCACCTCCCCTGCTAACACCGCCTCGTCTTTTGTCACAGGAAGCGACTCTCCGGTTAATGCCGACTCATCCACCTCCAGTTGTGTGGAGCTAAAAATGCGCGCATCAGCCAGAATCATGTCCCCCGCTTCCACATAAAGCACATCGCCTGGCACAACATTTTCGGAAGGAACCTCCTGAAGACTGCTATCACGAATCACCTTGGCTGACAGAGAGACCATATGTTTCAAGGCATTCATGGAGCGATTGGCCTGGAGCTCCATGTAAAAGCTGATCAGTGCATTAATGACGACCACGGCAAGGATAGCCGTTCCATCCAGCCACTCCTTAAAAAAGAAGGACAGTCCGGCAGCAAACAACAGCAGTAACACCATAGGACTTGCGAACTGTTGCAAAAGCATGCTTAGCAAGCTTCTTTGCTTCTCCGACTGGATGGTGTTCTGCCCATGCTGCTGCAGTAATTTGTCGGCCTCTTCACTGGATAGCCCGCACTGTACCTCTGAGTGCATCTCGGCAGCAAGGACAGCAGTGTCTTTTGTGTATGGTGGCTGAACAAGCATATTCCCTTTTTATTTATTTGTCCTAAACTATGTTCTTACAATTAAAAAGCCCCTTTTGTACCTGTCTTGCTTTTGCAGTACTTCACCCTCTTTTGCTGCCCTAGTTTCTGGAGCATGACTATTTTATAAATACCAAAACGGATCTGGGACTAACCGTATAGTGTGAATGTCTTACCTCTCCCTGTTCTTCTTCCATAAAATCTAACGGTGGCTTCCGGCTGGTGTCCACCACGCGGTTCCAAGGGCCTGGCTCCATGAATGTAAACTCATTACTTTCCCAATGGGAATTGATCATCACGTATAAATCCCGGTCTCCCACAGATTTGCCTGAAAGGAAAAAGGCCAGCGTGTGTGAGGAGGCCCCAAAATCTACCCCTCCGTTTGCGCCATACCACTTTACATCGGCACGCCAGAAGCGGCTGCGCGCCAGACTTGGATGAGCCTTACGAAAGGCAATAGCTTTTTTAACAAATGCAAAGTGCTCTTGCATGTGCTCCAGGCGACTCCAGTCCAGCCAAGTTGTCTGGTTATCCTGATTATAAGGGTTATTGTTGCCCCCCTGCGTTTGCAGAAACTCATCACCCGCCACAAACATGGGGGTCCCATTCGACAGCATGAGTAGGATGAACAGGTTCTTTGCCTGTCTTTTGCGCAGCTCCAGCACCTCCTCCGGCACATCCTGATTTCCTTCCCAGCCGCAGTTCCAGCTATAGTTCGCGAAAGTGCCGTCCATGTTATTATGGCCATTCGCTGTGTTATGCTTTTCATTATAAGAAACGAGGTCATAAAGCGTAAAGCCATCATGGGAAGTGATGTAGTTGACGCTTTGGTAGGGATGGTAGGCGTGGAGGAGATCATCGGGAAAAAGATGATCACTTCCATAAAGGCGATGCATCAGGGCACCCACCATACTTGGGTCTCCTTTTATAAACCGGCGCACATCATCTCTGAAACCACTGTTCCACTGTAGCCAGGTACTTCCCGGGAAGTCGCGGCCCAATTGGTAGAGGCCCTGTGCATCCCATGGTTCGGCGATCAGCCGGGTATGGGCCAAATCAGGGTCGGTAGCAATATCGGAGAAGATGGGCGCTGCGCCGACAGATCCGTCAGACCGGCGGGTGAAGACAGAGGCCAGGTCAAAGCGGAAGCCGTCCACATGCATTTCCTTTACCCAATACCGCAGGCTGTCCATGATCATCCGCTGTACGGCGGGGTGGTCAGTCCGGAGCGTGTTGCCGGTGCCGCTGAAGTTGAAGAACGGATCCATGGGGTCGTTCCGCACCAGGTAATAGGTAGAGGTGTCTATCCCTTTGAGGTGATAGGTCGGTCCACTTGTGCCTTCCTCCGTGGTATGATTGAACACGACATCCAGGATGACTTCAATCCCGGCTTTATGCAATTCCCGCACCATCGTTTTGAACTCGGCAGTGGCACCGGATGGTACCTGGTCCGCTGCGTAGCTTTTATGCGGGGAGAAGAAGTTGAGCGGCATATAGCCCCAATAGTCACCGGCCTGTGGGTCATACTGGTGCACCGGCATTAGCTCGACAGCGGTTATACCCAGCTCCTTCAGGTAAGGTATCTTCTCCACCACGCCTCTAAAAGAGCCACGGACTTCCTTGCTTACGCCTGCATTGGAGTTGCGGGTAAAACCCCGCACATGCATCTCATATATAACAAGGTCATGCTCATGCGGCACGATGTGATCTCCCTGCCAGTCAAAGCCGCTATGGTCAGGTACAACATATCCCAGTGGGGCCTTGCCGATGTTGGAGCCTGGGCGGCTTGCGGCACTACGGCTAAAATCAGGCGGGAAGAATACCTCCCGTGCGTAAGGGTCAAGCAAAAGCTTTTGCGGGTCAATTCTGCAAAGTAAGCAATGCCTGTCAGAACAGCATCGGACCTGATAGGCATAGAACCTGGCACCGGCCAACTCTGAACGCTTGAGCCTGCAGTGCCACACCCGCTGGGACTTATGCTTCCGTGGGTCAAAGTCAAAAGTCGCAACGGGTTTCTCATATACCTCCTCCTGGAACAACAAGAGCTTGACATTGGTAGCATTCTTTGAATACAGGGCAAAGTTGTAAGCATCCTCCTCCGGGATAAAAGATACTCCCAGCGGGTAAGAAGAACCTTCTGTAGCGTACCATGATTCCATGTGCTCCCTTGGTATAAACTGTTGTAAGGTACAATATATTCGAATGATCCGGCTGTAAGCCCGGATAAGCGCGCATCGTTTAACATTTACTAAAAGCGACTTTACTGATTGTGACAGCCACAGCCAGCTTTACAAAATGCTTACATTTTCATGCCGCCCATGCCAGAGCCGCTTTTCAGCACCAGGGCACTGTTGAGGGCATAGGCGCCCGTAGCCACCACCGCTTCTCCCTCTGCAATGCCGCTCAGCACCTCTACTTCCTGCTTGTTCTGCAGCCCGGTTTCTATAACCCGGTTCTCGTACATGCCATCCGCTGTTTTAACCCATGCGGTGGTCATGCTGCCAATCAAAAGAGCGGACTTTGGAATGACCAATGCCTGTTTTTCATTTCTGCGCACGCTGAGGTATGCCATCATGCCCGGCTTGACTTTGTTGCCGTGGTTTTGGATCATGAAACGCACCAGACTGATTTTCTGCCCGGGTTCCACCGTAGGGTTAACGAAAACCGGGACCGCCGCATACGTCTCGTCCGGGAAAGCCTCAAACGTAACGAGAACCGAGGGCTGCTTGCTGAGCCAGCGCAGTTCGCTGGTATACAGTTGCGATTCAATCCATAAGGCAGAGACATCCGCAATCCGGAACAAGGGCGCGCCCGTCTCCACATACTGGCCCTGGCTTACCGGTAGTTCCGTCAGGTAACCAGATGCCGGGCTGTAAAAGGTGATCAGTGACGAGGCCTCCCCGCTTCTCTCGATTTCCCGCACCTGGGCCGCTGTCAGCCCATACAGCAGCAAGCGCTGACGGGCGCTTTCCACCAGCTGGTCCATCACCTCCTGCATGGCCCCGAACTTTTCCCGCTGTTGCAGGGCATTTAGCAACTCGTTTTCAAGCGAAAGCAGTTCTTCGCTGTACAAAGCATATAGCGGCTGCCCCTGTTTTACCGGCTCCAGGGGATTGCGCACGAACAACCGGTCTATCCGGCCCCGTACGCGGGAGGTCACCACCACTACTTTTCTCTCATCGAACGCTGTAGTGCCCACCAGCGTAGTTACTTCACTTATAGATCGTACCTTTGCGGTGTCAATGGTAATGTTGGCATATACTTCATCCTGCTTGCTTAGGGTAATCATCTCCATGTTACCGGCAGTGTTGCCTGCCTCGTGTGCCGCATGTTGTTCTTTGCCGCCAGAGCAGGAAGCGATCAACAGGATCCCTGAAAGAAATGCACACGTGCTTATAGTTGAATGTCTCATTTTCATGATCCGCTACCTCAATACTGTATGATTGTTTCACTGTCCGTTAAATAGCTTGCGTCCAAGGCTACCCATTCATTGGGCCTGAGTCCTTCCTTTATCTCTACCGTCTCCTTATTCCGGCGCCCCACCTGGACAGCTCTTGCCTGAAAAACATTGCTGCCTTCCTTTGAAGTGCCTTTCCGCACCCACACAATGGCTGTTCTGCCCACGTAGTAGACACTGGTGGCCGGCACGACAGTCGATTTTACGTGGGCAGGGGCAGAGGCCGTGGCCGTCAGAAGGGAGTTCTGCTTTAGCTGCCGGTCGGCATTGGGCAGGTACAGGCGCACCTGCGTAAATTTCTGTCCGCTGGCGTACACCGGCTCCACCATGCCGATAACCGCATGAAGGGGCTGCTCCGGAAACAATTCGCTCGTGACCACTGCCTCCCGCCCCGGTTTGAGAAATGTCTCTGCTTCGCTGGTGAAGGCGACGATGCCCCAGGCTTTCAGGAAATCGTTTACCCAGAATACCGTCTGGTCTTTGCTCACATACACGCCCTCTCTTATGCTTTTATCAGGTAAGGCGGTGCCGGAAATGCTGGTGGAACGGCCTGCAGCTGCCATCTCCCCCATGCCCCCACTTCCTGTACCCGCTCCTGTGCTCATGCCCCCCCCGGAGGGACTAAATAACACATACCCTTCATAAGGGCTATAAACGGAAATGGTGTAAGGTGCCCGGCCACTGCGGGCAAACTGATCTATCTGAGCCTCTGTCAACCCCAGGAGCCTCAATTTTTGCCTTGCCTTGTCGAGCAGCACCGGATCTTTGCTTTGGCGGCTGACAAATAAAAACTCCTCTACAAACGTGTTCAGTTCCGGGCTGTAGAGTTCCATCAATTTCTCGCCTTTCCGCACATACTGGTAGTTATACTTTATATACAGCCGCTCGATGCGCCCCCCGACACGCACCGCAAACTTTCGGCTGCGCCGCTGGTCAAAATCAACATAGCCGTTCCCAGAAAAGCTGAACTGCATGCTGCTGTCACCTGCCTGCACCACCGCCTGCCTGGAGATAACGGTTTGATTGGCAGGTAAGGTACTCCAGAAGACTTCATCCGTGCTGCCTGCCGCCTGCTGCTCGCCCGGCACCTGCCGGCTTATCTGCCCATGGTCTTCATGGCCTGCCTCCCGGGACGTCCCCATTTCAACCCCTTCCTGAGATGCTTGCCCGGCATGGCCCGCTTGGTGTTCGTCAGCAGGCTCTGAGCCACAGGATACTGCTGTAAGCAATAGGGAAGCCACAAAGCCTATTGCTAATAGCCGTTTCGTGACAGTTGGGATTCTTTTTCTCATGGTGCTAGTTGATTTCCCGTTGGTATTCGTACTCAGCCTGCAGGTTGAAAACCTGCCCCAGCTTATCGATGCGTTCCATTTCCTTCATCAGCAGCATGTTCCAGGCATCCAGTAGCACAAAGAAGTTTCCCGTGTTCTGGCGGTAAGCCAGCAGGTTGCTTTGCAGGTTGTTGCGGTAAGCCGGTATAATGGTCGTTTGGTAATTCTGCAACTGGCGGCTTTCGTAGGCGAGCATGGTGATTTTCTCCCGGATCATTTGATTGGCCATCAGCTGCATGGTGGCTTTTTCATTCTCCATGGCCCGTATGTCAAACTCCATAGAACGTACTTCTGACTTGTACATCCGGGAGGCCCAGGGGGCAATCGGGATGGTGACCATACCCATAACAGAGAATGTGTTCGGCATTTCATTCATCTGGCTGTGATTGAACTGAATCCCAAAATCGGGCTTGGCCCCAG
The genomic region above belongs to Pontibacter actiniarum and contains:
- a CDS encoding glycogen debranching protein yields the protein MESWYATEGSSYPLGVSFIPEEDAYNFALYSKNATNVKLLLFQEEVYEKPVATFDFDPRKHKSQRVWHCRLKRSELAGARFYAYQVRCCSDRHCLLCRIDPQKLLLDPYAREVFFPPDFSRSAASRPGSNIGKAPLGYVVPDHSGFDWQGDHIVPHEHDLVIYEMHVRGFTRNSNAGVSKEVRGSFRGVVEKIPYLKELGITAVELMPVHQYDPQAGDYWGYMPLNFFSPHKSYAADQVPSGATAEFKTMVRELHKAGIEVILDVVFNHTTEEGTSGPTYHLKGIDTSTYYLVRNDPMDPFFNFSGTGNTLRTDHPAVQRMIMDSLRYWVKEMHVDGFRFDLASVFTRRSDGSVGAAPIFSDIATDPDLAHTRLIAEPWDAQGLYQLGRDFPGSTWLQWNSGFRDDVRRFIKGDPSMVGALMHRLYGSDHLFPDDLLHAYHPYQSVNYITSHDGFTLYDLVSYNEKHNTANGHNNMDGTFANYSWNCGWEGNQDVPEEVLELRKRQAKNLFILLMLSNGTPMFVAGDEFLQTQGGNNNPYNQDNQTTWLDWSRLEHMQEHFAFVKKAIAFRKAHPSLARSRFWRADVKWYGANGGVDFGASSHTLAFFLSGKSVGDRDLYVMINSHWESNEFTFMEPGPWNRVVDTSRKPPLDFMEEEQGEVRHSHYTVSPRSVLVFIK
- a CDS encoding efflux RND transporter periplasmic adaptor subunit, giving the protein MRKRIPTVTKRLLAIGFVASLLLTAVSCGSEPADEHQAGHAGQASQEGVEMGTSREAGHEDHGQISRQVPGEQQAAGSTDEVFWSTLPANQTVISRQAVVQAGDSSMQFSFSGNGYVDFDQRRSRKFAVRVGGRIERLYIKYNYQYVRKGEKLMELYSPELNTFVEEFLFVSRQSKDPVLLDKARQKLRLLGLTEAQIDQFARSGRAPYTISVYSPYEGYVLFSPSGGGMSTGAGTGSGGMGEMAAAGRSTSISGTALPDKSIREGVYVSKDQTVFWVNDFLKAWGIVAFTSEAETFLKPGREAVVTSELFPEQPLHAVIGMVEPVYASGQKFTQVRLYLPNADRQLKQNSLLTATASAPAHVKSTVVPATSVYYVGRTAIVWVRKGTSKEGSNVFQARAVQVGRRNKETVEIKEGLRPNEWVALDASYLTDSETIIQY
- a CDS encoding efflux RND transporter periplasmic adaptor subunit, producing the protein MIASCSGGKEQHAAHEAGNTAGNMEMITLSKQDEVYANITIDTAKVRSISEVTTLVGTTAFDERKVVVVTSRVRGRIDRLFVRNPLEPVKQGQPLYALYSEELLSLENELLNALQQREKFGAMQEVMDQLVESARQRLLLYGLTAAQVREIERSGEASSLITFYSPASGYLTELPVSQGQYVETGAPLFRIADVSALWIESQLYTSELRWLSKQPSVLVTFEAFPDETYAAVPVFVNPTVEPGQKISLVRFMIQNHGNKVKPGMMAYLSVRRNEKQALVIPKSALLIGSMTTAWVKTADGMYENRVIETGLQNKQEVEVLSGIAEGEAVVATGAYALNSALVLKSGSGMGGMKM